One window of the Pedosphaera parvula Ellin514 genome contains the following:
- a CDS encoding RNA polymerase sigma factor gives MERFQYFLPAWLSSHYIAVGPNRTVSEDAELLERIRNGSSDDFTEIVRRYQAQVFAILYKYERDHQKLEDLAQETFVKAWRFLDKFDERAPFHHWLSRIAVHVALDHLRRQKRFRAELAMEDLGEEVFEWLHDPNAEARLEAGRAGELLNLAMSELSPEDRQVITLLELEGCSVKEICALTGWTSPTVRVRAFRARARLKKILTRMQERTNE, from the coding sequence ATGGAGCGATTTCAATATTTTTTGCCCGCCTGGCTCAGTAGTCATTACATCGCGGTCGGGCCAAACCGAACGGTGAGTGAGGATGCTGAACTGCTGGAACGAATCAGGAATGGTTCGTCGGATGATTTCACCGAGATTGTTCGACGATACCAGGCGCAGGTGTTTGCCATCCTCTACAAGTACGAACGGGACCATCAAAAATTGGAGGACCTGGCCCAGGAAACATTCGTCAAGGCCTGGCGGTTCCTGGATAAATTCGATGAACGTGCGCCCTTCCATCACTGGCTTTCGCGCATTGCAGTCCATGTAGCCCTCGACCATCTGCGCCGGCAGAAACGATTTCGGGCCGAGCTGGCGATGGAAGATTTGGGCGAGGAAGTTTTTGAATGGTTGCACGATCCCAATGCAGAGGCGCGACTCGAGGCGGGTCGGGCAGGGGAGCTGCTGAACCTCGCCATGAGCGAGCTTTCGCCGGAGGACCGACAGGTAATCACTTTGCTGGAATTGGAAGGGTGCAGTGTAAAAGAGATCTGCGCATTGACCGGCTGGACCAGCCCGACGGTGCGTGTGAGAGCGTTTCGCGCCCGGGCGCGATTGAAGAAAATACTGACCCGCATGCAGGAGAGAACAAATGAATGA
- a CDS encoding peptidylprolyl isomerase — protein MSNTNEVAVIKTSAGELVVEFWPDVAPKTVENFKALANKGFYDGTAFHRIVKGFMIQGGDPLTKDASKESMWGTGGPGHKVQAEFNERPHVRGVLSMARSSDPNSAGSQFFVCLADARFLDRQYTAFGKLLKGDDVLGKIGDTPTTMSNGGERSKPLSRVGVESVKIVPADSIK, from the coding sequence GTGAGCAATACCAACGAAGTAGCCGTCATCAAAACCTCCGCTGGCGAATTGGTCGTGGAGTTTTGGCCGGATGTCGCGCCGAAAACGGTCGAGAATTTCAAGGCTCTCGCGAACAAAGGATTCTACGACGGCACCGCCTTTCACCGCATCGTCAAAGGCTTTATGATCCAGGGCGGCGACCCGCTCACCAAGGACGCGAGCAAGGAATCCATGTGGGGCACCGGCGGCCCGGGTCACAAAGTCCAGGCTGAATTCAACGAGCGCCCACACGTGCGTGGGGTTCTCTCGATGGCCCGCTCTTCGGACCCCAACTCAGCCGGCAGCCAATTCTTCGTCTGCCTCGCGGATGCCCGTTTCCTGGACCGCCAATACACTGCCTTCGGCAAGTTGCTCAAAGGTGATGATGTGCTCGGGAAAATTGGTGACACTCCCACCACCATGAGTAACGGCGGTGAACGCAGCAAACCGCTCTCCCGTGTCGGAGTCGAAAGCGTTAAAATCGTCCCTGCTGATTCCATTAAGTAA
- a CDS encoding Spy/CpxP family protein refolding chaperone gives MNAKKWLAIVITVAVTMGGLSVALKVRAENGPGRRAMGGQFLTKAKEKLGLTDEQITKIKVELLAEKDTLKPMIQALHDAKIELREVIQKKSAAESDIRDASAKVAVVEANLAVERAKLYGKLSPILTADQLAKIDEFQQKMDDFVDGAISIFFARLAQ, from the coding sequence ATGAATGCGAAAAAATGGCTGGCGATAGTGATTACAGTTGCAGTGACTATGGGTGGCTTATCAGTGGCTTTGAAGGTGCGGGCGGAGAACGGTCCAGGCCGTCGAGCAATGGGCGGGCAATTCCTGACGAAGGCCAAGGAGAAGCTCGGTTTGACCGATGAGCAGATCACAAAGATCAAGGTGGAGCTGCTGGCGGAAAAAGATACACTCAAGCCGATGATTCAGGCGTTACACGACGCCAAGATCGAACTGAGGGAAGTGATTCAGAAAAAAAGTGCAGCCGAGAGCGACATCCGTGATGCCTCTGCAAAGGTGGCAGTGGTGGAAGCGAATTTGGCGGTTGAAAGAGCGAAGCTTTATGGCAAGCTCAGCCCAATTCTGACCGCTGATCAACTTGCCAAAATTGATGAGTTTCAGCAGAAGATGGATGACTTTGTCGATGGAGCGATTTCAATATTTTTTGCCCGCCTGGCTCAGTAG
- a CDS encoding Gfo/Idh/MocA family protein, whose product MKQIMDRRQFIKRSAVITAGAWLLGTKTSFGKISPNEKLNIGCVGTAGRAWQDVMGVQGENIVALCDIDSNNLAKAGQKFPQAKQYQDWRKMLEQKDIDAVVIGTPDHTHAVATISALKSGRHVYCEKPLTHTISEARLVAETAHQTGLVTQMGNQIHATPHYRRVVEIVKSGALGPIKEVHCWADSPWETKPLPTGEPVPPNIDYDLWLGPVEPVPYSKEYVPFNWRRWWHFGGGSLSDFCCHLTDLAFWSLDIKYPSTVEAEGPPVDANCAPPWLIVRYEYPRPGQQSLKLVWYSGGKRPSYELPKWGNGVLFVGEKGMLLTDYEKHVLLPEKDFTGFVAPAHSIPDSIGHHAEWINAIKNKGTTTCNFGYGGMMTEAGLLGNVAYRVGKKIEWDPKKLTAKNCSEADQYIQHHYRKGWKI is encoded by the coding sequence ATGAAGCAAATAATGGATCGTAGGCAGTTCATCAAGCGTTCAGCCGTCATCACTGCCGGAGCATGGTTGCTGGGGACGAAAACCTCTTTTGGGAAAATCTCTCCCAATGAGAAGCTGAATATCGGCTGCGTGGGAACGGCGGGACGTGCCTGGCAGGATGTGATGGGAGTGCAGGGCGAAAACATCGTCGCCCTGTGTGATATCGATTCCAACAACCTCGCCAAGGCTGGACAAAAGTTTCCTCAGGCCAAGCAGTACCAGGATTGGCGAAAGATGCTGGAACAAAAGGATATTGATGCGGTGGTCATTGGCACACCGGATCACACCCACGCCGTTGCCACCATTTCGGCGTTGAAGAGCGGACGTCACGTGTATTGCGAAAAGCCACTGACGCATACCATCTCCGAGGCGCGTTTGGTGGCAGAGACCGCGCACCAGACGGGATTGGTCACCCAGATGGGAAATCAGATTCATGCCACGCCTCACTACCGTCGTGTGGTGGAGATTGTTAAGAGTGGCGCGCTCGGCCCGATCAAGGAAGTACATTGCTGGGCTGATTCGCCATGGGAAACCAAACCGTTGCCAACAGGGGAACCAGTGCCGCCGAATATTGATTATGATTTGTGGCTCGGGCCGGTGGAACCTGTTCCGTATAGCAAAGAATATGTTCCGTTTAATTGGCGTCGCTGGTGGCATTTCGGCGGGGGCAGCCTGTCTGATTTTTGCTGTCACCTGACGGATCTCGCCTTTTGGTCATTGGATATTAAATATCCGAGCACCGTGGAAGCCGAAGGTCCGCCGGTCGACGCCAACTGCGCACCACCGTGGCTGATTGTGCGTTATGAGTATCCAAGGCCCGGACAGCAGTCGTTGAAATTGGTTTGGTATTCCGGTGGCAAACGCCCCAGTTACGAACTGCCGAAATGGGGTAATGGCGTTTTGTTCGTGGGTGAAAAAGGGATGCTACTGACTGACTACGAAAAGCACGTCCTCCTGCCGGAAAAGGATTTCACAGGATTTGTCGCTCCTGCTCACTCGATTCCTGATTCCATTGGCCACCATGCCGAATGGATTAACGCCATTAAGAACAAAGGCACGACTACGTGTAACTTTGGCTACGGTGGAATGATGACCGAGGCCGGATTGCTGGGAAATGTAGCCTATCGTGTTGGTAAAAAGATTGAGTGGGATCCAAAGAAATTAACGGCGAAGAATTGTTCAGAAGCAGACCAATACATTCAACATCATTACCGCAAGGGGTGGAAGATTTAG
- a CDS encoding ABC transporter substrate-binding protein gives MNPVLRNLLTCALFLSSICLSCAADKSYTIAVIPKGTTHEYWQCIHAGAIKAQRELQEKGIKVDLIWKGPLREDDRDQQIQVVENFMTRRVSGMVLAPLDNQAMVAPVNNAIRAKIPVVIFDSALKTDKYVSFVATDNYKGGQLAAERMGQLLEGKGNVILLRYAVGSASTEEREAGFMDTLKSKFPNIKVISSDQHAGATRETAYQASQNLLNRFGHEVNGIFCPCEPPTVAMAKALRDIGKAGGKVKMVGFDAGSQSVIDLKNGDVQGLVVQNPLRMGYLGVITMVQHLQGEKVEKRIDTGVQIVTPENMEQAGIKELIHPPLDTYLK, from the coding sequence ATGAACCCGGTGCTTAGAAACTTGCTCACGTGTGCTCTCTTTCTTTCCTCAATCTGCCTTTCCTGTGCTGCGGATAAGTCATATACCATCGCGGTCATTCCAAAAGGAACAACTCATGAGTATTGGCAGTGCATCCACGCTGGGGCCATCAAAGCGCAGCGCGAATTGCAGGAAAAAGGCATCAAAGTCGATCTTATCTGGAAGGGCCCGTTGCGCGAGGACGACCGAGACCAGCAGATTCAAGTCGTCGAAAACTTCATGACCCGCCGCGTGAGCGGCATGGTCTTGGCCCCACTGGACAATCAAGCCATGGTTGCCCCGGTAAACAATGCCATTCGGGCCAAAATCCCCGTTGTCATCTTCGATTCGGCGTTGAAGACCGATAAATACGTCAGCTTCGTTGCGACGGATAATTACAAAGGCGGTCAATTGGCTGCCGAACGCATGGGCCAGCTACTCGAGGGCAAAGGCAACGTCATTCTGCTCCGCTACGCCGTCGGCTCCGCCAGCACCGAGGAACGTGAGGCCGGTTTCATGGATACTCTCAAGTCCAAGTTTCCCAATATTAAAGTGATCTCCTCCGATCAGCATGCCGGTGCCACGCGCGAAACGGCCTATCAAGCTTCACAAAATCTTCTGAACCGCTTCGGTCATGAGGTCAATGGCATTTTCTGTCCCTGCGAACCGCCGACGGTCGCGATGGCGAAGGCGCTCCGGGACATTGGTAAAGCTGGTGGCAAGGTAAAGATGGTTGGCTTTGATGCCGGTTCCCAATCCGTTATCGATCTGAAAAACGGAGATGTTCAAGGTCTGGTGGTTCAAAATCCATTGCGCATGGGCTATCTGGGAGTAATCACCATGGTCCAACACCTGCAAGGAGAGAAGGTGGAAAAGCGAATCGATACCGGCGTCCAAATCGTGACTCCCGAAAACATGGAGCAAGCAGGAATCAAGGAACTCATACATCCACCGTTGGATACGTATTTGAAGTAG
- a CDS encoding 3-keto-disaccharide hydrolase codes for MKDRLFGRLPFSGKSILAAASAVSLVTSCLAAEPEAGFTSIFDGQTLNGWTYIGRKAANMCEGWNHVCPAHSSGNLITEKEYSDFVMRFEFKVHPGGNNGVAVRAPNENENLTYVGVEVQLLDDGAPIHKDIKPWQHNGSVYGLIPSHDSQAKLDEWNTEELSVIGRHYKVVLNGRVILDGDLNDVSDPEVIGQHPGMFRERGHLGFLGHHSLFEFRNIQVKDLPSQEKENTAPKGFVALFNGEDMTGWKGLVGDPPKRAKMSPEELAAGQLKADERMRAHWKAEGGEIVFDGKGDSLCTKKDYGNFEMLVDWKIPAKGDSGIYLRGSPQVQIWEPHSPGQFNPVDGSGGLYNNQKNPRHPLKFADKPVGEWNRFRIVMVGEKVHVFLNGELVVRDTTLENYWERDKPIYPMGQLELQNHGGPLWFKNVYVREIPVK; via the coding sequence ATGAAAGACCGCCTCTTCGGGCGACTGCCGTTTTCGGGCAAAAGCATTCTTGCCGCGGCATCCGCTGTATCCCTCGTCACCTCGTGTCTTGCGGCCGAGCCCGAAGCTGGTTTTACCAGCATCTTCGACGGGCAGACATTGAATGGCTGGACCTACATAGGGAGAAAGGCGGCGAATATGTGTGAAGGATGGAACCATGTCTGCCCAGCCCATAGCAGCGGTAATTTAATCACGGAAAAGGAATACTCGGACTTTGTGATGAGGTTCGAGTTTAAGGTGCATCCGGGCGGGAACAACGGCGTGGCCGTGCGTGCGCCAAATGAAAATGAGAACCTTACCTATGTCGGGGTTGAGGTACAGTTGCTGGATGATGGTGCTCCCATTCACAAGGACATCAAGCCGTGGCAACACAATGGATCGGTGTATGGGTTGATTCCTTCGCATGACAGCCAGGCCAAGCTCGACGAGTGGAACACGGAGGAACTTTCGGTCATCGGGCGTCATTATAAAGTGGTGCTGAATGGCAGGGTAATTCTAGACGGCGATTTGAACGACGTCAGCGATCCGGAAGTCATCGGCCAGCATCCGGGCATGTTTCGTGAACGGGGGCATCTGGGTTTTCTTGGTCACCACAGCCTGTTTGAATTTCGAAATATCCAAGTGAAGGACCTGCCTTCCCAGGAGAAGGAAAATACTGCGCCCAAAGGTTTCGTAGCCTTGTTTAATGGAGAAGATATGACCGGTTGGAAAGGCCTGGTGGGTGATCCGCCCAAGCGCGCGAAAATGTCTCCTGAAGAACTGGCCGCTGGGCAGTTAAAGGCGGATGAACGCATGCGTGCACATTGGAAGGCGGAAGGTGGTGAAATCGTGTTTGATGGCAAGGGAGACAGCCTTTGCACGAAGAAGGATTACGGAAATTTCGAAATGCTGGTCGACTGGAAGATTCCTGCAAAGGGCGACAGTGGCATTTATTTGCGCGGCAGTCCACAGGTGCAAATCTGGGAACCGCACAGCCCGGGGCAGTTTAATCCCGTTGATGGCTCAGGCGGTTTGTACAACAATCAAAAGAACCCCAGGCATCCGTTGAAGTTTGCTGACAAGCCGGTGGGCGAATGGAACCGGTTCCGTATCGTAATGGTAGGGGAAAAGGTTCATGTATTTTTGAATGGTGAGTTGGTGGTGCGCGACACCACGCTGGAAAACTATTGGGAACGTGACAAACCGATCTATCCGATGGGGCAGCTTGAGTTGCAGAACCATGGCGGCCCGCTATGGTTTAAAAACGTTTATGTGCGGGAAATTCCGGTGAAATAA
- a CDS encoding NUDIX hydrolase, which yields MIKPWEKIGSKPVGNFRIFNVRSDKKISPRTGSEHDFYIIDSANWVNVIATTPDQQLVMVEQFRHGTNTVELEIPGGIIDPRDPSPTAAGLRELREETGYEGEQPEILGSIYPNPAIMSNTCYTVYVRNCVCKHACEWDHGEDILTRLIPLADIPKLVASGEIRHSLVTVALYHFDLWQRGIGHKA from the coding sequence ATGATCAAACCATGGGAAAAGATCGGCTCAAAACCGGTCGGCAACTTTCGCATTTTTAATGTTCGTTCAGATAAAAAAATCTCTCCAAGAACCGGAAGCGAACATGACTTCTACATCATCGATAGCGCCAATTGGGTAAATGTCATCGCCACCACGCCAGATCAGCAGCTGGTCATGGTGGAACAGTTTCGCCATGGCACCAACACGGTCGAACTGGAAATTCCCGGCGGTATTATCGATCCCAGGGATCCGTCACCCACTGCAGCGGGGCTTCGTGAACTCCGTGAAGAAACCGGCTACGAGGGTGAGCAACCGGAAATCCTCGGCAGCATCTATCCCAATCCTGCCATCATGAGCAACACCTGCTACACCGTTTATGTCCGCAATTGTGTTTGCAAACATGCTTGTGAGTGGGACCACGGCGAAGATATTCTCACCCGCCTCATTCCGCTGGCAGACATTCCAAAACTCGTAGCCTCCGGCGAAATCCGTCACTCCCTGGTGACCGTCGCCCTCTATCATTTCGATCTCTGGCAACGCGGAATCGGCCATAAGGCCTGA
- a CDS encoding peptidylprolyl isomerase yields MKKSLILTCLLTLAMGLVTARAEDAKESKKDEPKTEEKKEEKKSAATNEVAVIKTTAGDMVIQFWPDVAPKTVENFKKLAREGFYDGTAFHRVIKGFMIQGGDPLTKDASKEDAWGTGDPGYKIKAEFNDRPHERGVISMARSADPDSAGSQFFICHGSPRFLDHQYTAFGKLIKGDDVLEKIATTPTHPPDRPDKRQGIISVKIVPADSIK; encoded by the coding sequence ATGAAGAAATCACTTATTCTGACTTGTTTACTGACCTTGGCCATGGGCCTCGTGACCGCACGTGCGGAGGACGCCAAGGAATCCAAGAAGGACGAACCTAAAACAGAAGAAAAGAAAGAGGAGAAAAAATCGGCCGCAACCAATGAAGTTGCCGTCATCAAAACGACTGCGGGCGATATGGTGATTCAATTTTGGCCCGACGTCGCGCCAAAAACGGTCGAGAATTTTAAGAAACTTGCCAGGGAAGGTTTTTACGACGGCACCGCCTTCCATCGCGTCATCAAAGGTTTTATGATCCAGGGCGGCGATCCGCTTACCAAGGATGCCAGCAAGGAAGATGCCTGGGGCACCGGCGATCCCGGCTACAAAATCAAGGCTGAGTTCAACGACCGTCCCCATGAACGCGGTGTCATCTCCATGGCCCGCTCGGCCGATCCCGACTCCGCTGGCAGCCAGTTCTTCATCTGCCATGGCAGTCCTCGCTTCTTGGATCATCAATACACTGCCTTTGGCAAATTGATTAAAGGCGACGATGTCCTGGAAAAAATTGCCACCACTCCAACCCATCCTCCAGACCGCCCCGACAAGCGTCAAGGTATCATCAGCGTAAAAATTGTTCCGGCCGATTCTATAAAGTAG
- a CDS encoding tetratricopeptide repeat protein, with product MSVLQERYDDAMYDFSMADYDGAIAKFQAILAEDPNFFDAQLSLGMAYYRKEDYAKAIEEGHKAEKMKPNEQLVHTNLSLFYMKSGDKKTAEHHGLQARIASWKGNMAAPGATAPAGDPELELAKPKAPPVKIGEGEKFPEMPWKKNKPIGGGGEKQ from the coding sequence ATGTCTGTACTCCAAGAGCGATACGACGATGCCATGTATGATTTCAGCATGGCGGATTATGACGGGGCGATTGCCAAGTTTCAGGCGATACTGGCTGAAGACCCGAATTTTTTTGACGCACAGCTCTCATTGGGAATGGCTTATTATCGCAAGGAAGACTATGCCAAAGCCATTGAAGAAGGTCACAAGGCGGAGAAAATGAAGCCGAATGAGCAGTTGGTGCATACCAATTTGTCGCTCTTCTACATGAAATCGGGGGATAAAAAGACTGCCGAACATCATGGTTTGCAGGCACGCATTGCTTCCTGGAAAGGGAACATGGCGGCTCCGGGAGCGACAGCGCCAGCGGGTGATCCGGAATTGGAACTGGCCAAGCCGAAAGCGCCGCCGGTGAAGATTGGTGAGGGGGAGAAGTTTCCTGAGATGCCGTGGAAGAAGAACAAGCCGATTGGTGGTGGTGGGGAGAAGCAGTGA
- a CDS encoding inositol oxygenase family protein translates to MSTSEKPISSTAPLANLEEWDDFVKVRYPEESLVGTNPNKKKEQFRDYENTARPTVREFYRLNHHNQSFDFVQNKRREFLALNRRQMGIWEAMEYLNTLIDDSDPDTDLSQLEHLMQTAEQIRKDGHPRWFILTGLIHDLGKILCLFGEPQWAVVGDTFPTGAAYSDKIVFHSFFAGNPDSKNQKYQSRLGIYEEKCGLDKVFMSWGHDEYLYHVTKDYLPKEALYMIRYHSFYPAHRDGEYDYLMNDEDREMFKWVQKFNPYDLYTKSAERPNLKELRPYYEELIAEYFPPVLKW, encoded by the coding sequence ATGTCAACATCGGAAAAACCAATTTCTTCAACCGCACCGCTCGCCAACCTCGAAGAGTGGGATGATTTTGTAAAAGTTCGTTACCCGGAAGAAAGTCTCGTCGGAACGAATCCGAACAAAAAGAAGGAACAATTCCGGGACTATGAGAATACTGCCCGCCCCACCGTTCGCGAATTTTACCGTTTAAATCACCACAACCAGAGCTTTGATTTCGTCCAGAATAAACGACGCGAGTTCCTCGCCTTGAACCGGCGCCAGATGGGCATCTGGGAGGCGATGGAATATCTGAATACGCTGATCGACGATAGCGATCCGGACACCGACCTCTCCCAACTCGAGCATTTGATGCAGACCGCCGAGCAGATCCGCAAGGATGGTCATCCGCGTTGGTTCATTCTTACCGGATTGATCCACGATCTCGGAAAAATTCTCTGTCTTTTCGGCGAACCTCAATGGGCGGTTGTCGGCGATACTTTTCCGACCGGCGCAGCTTACTCTGACAAAATTGTTTTCCACTCTTTCTTTGCGGGCAATCCCGATAGCAAGAATCAAAAATATCAATCCCGCCTTGGCATTTACGAAGAAAAGTGCGGGCTGGACAAAGTCTTCATGTCCTGGGGACACGATGAATACCTATATCACGTGACCAAGGATTATCTCCCGAAGGAAGCTTTGTACATGATCCGCTATCATTCCTTCTACCCCGCGCATCGTGATGGCGAATACGATTATCTCATGAATGATGAAGACCGTGAGATGTTCAAGTGGGTGCAGAAGTTTAACCCCTACGATCTCTACACCAAGAGTGCAGAGCGTCCGAACCTCAAGGAACTTCGCCCCTATTACGAGGAACTGATCGCAGAATATTTCCCGCCCGTGTTGAAGTGGTAA
- a CDS encoding ABC transporter permease: protein MNPALPLPKTQTPVAVRKGFSLGWLLTTLGPFLGLLLVVGLFSALPDVRPYFLTGANFKIIFTQTVIVAIGALGMTMIIISGGIDLSVGSVVALTSVVGATLLLKNVPPLLVVLLTILAGGLVGMLNGTVIAGFKMMPFIVTLGMMGIARGAAKWLSNSQTVNAPENAINSIMALNDPDHFFPLPPGVWIAIGLACVMSIVMRRTVFGRYIFAIGSNEAAARLCGIRVRWQKTIIYSVAGLFFGLAGLMQLSRLTQGDPTVANGLELDIIAAVVIGGASLNGGIGGILGSMIGALIMAVLRNGSNQMGLQTYMQEILIGLVIIFAVGLDKLRQRRRA from the coding sequence ATGAACCCGGCCTTGCCACTGCCAAAAACGCAAACTCCTGTCGCCGTTCGCAAGGGCTTTAGCCTGGGTTGGCTGCTAACGACCTTGGGCCCCTTCCTCGGATTGCTCCTGGTCGTAGGACTGTTTTCCGCCCTTCCGGATGTCCGTCCGTATTTTCTCACGGGAGCCAACTTCAAAATCATTTTCACGCAAACGGTCATCGTTGCCATCGGCGCACTTGGAATGACCATGATCATCATCAGCGGTGGCATCGACCTGAGTGTTGGCTCCGTTGTCGCTTTAACTAGCGTCGTTGGAGCCACCTTGCTCCTTAAAAATGTTCCTCCTCTTCTCGTCGTCCTGCTTACCATCTTAGCTGGTGGATTGGTCGGCATGCTCAACGGCACTGTCATTGCCGGATTTAAAATGATGCCATTCATTGTCACCCTGGGGATGATGGGCATTGCGCGTGGGGCGGCCAAATGGCTGTCGAACAGTCAGACAGTGAACGCGCCTGAGAACGCCATCAACTCGATCATGGCCCTCAACGATCCGGATCATTTCTTCCCCTTGCCCCCCGGCGTTTGGATTGCCATCGGTCTCGCTTGCGTCATGTCGATTGTCATGCGTCGCACCGTATTCGGGCGGTACATTTTTGCAATTGGTTCCAATGAAGCGGCCGCCCGGCTTTGCGGTATCCGCGTTCGCTGGCAAAAGACGATTATTTACTCTGTCGCCGGATTATTCTTCGGCCTGGCGGGTCTTATGCAACTGTCCCGGCTCACCCAGGGGGATCCCACGGTGGCAAATGGCTTGGAATTGGACATCATCGCCGCTGTGGTCATCGGCGGGGCCAGCTTGAATGGTGGCATTGGCGGAATTCTCGGTTCCATGATTGGAGCGCTGATCATGGCTGTGTTGCGTAATGGCTCGAACCAGATGGGTTTACAAACTTATATGCAGGAGATTTTGATCGGCCTGGTGATTATTTTTGCCGTCGGTTTGGATAAACTCAGACAACGGCGCAGGGCCTGA
- a CDS encoding HAD family hydrolase, which produces MNLPIKIISTDFDGTLFAEFENPPIPKHLLKMIADLQARGAKWVINTGRDMSSLMEALARSHVEEKPDYLVLVEREIHCHKEMQYVGLDDWNSTCHREHAELFVRVRQDLPRLVSWVESQYKATIYEDPYSPFCLIAQNNGDADAIHAYMEDYCKEVPNLQVVRNDVYARFAHTSYNKGTALAELGRRLGIAAEHIFAAGDHLNDIPMLHQRYARYLTAPANAIPVVKELVRSQNGFVSELFQGHGIAEGLKFHLEKSGVNHYQF; this is translated from the coding sequence ATGAATTTACCGATTAAAATCATCTCCACCGACTTCGACGGAACCTTGTTCGCGGAATTTGAGAACCCGCCCATTCCGAAACACCTGCTAAAAATGATCGCCGACCTCCAGGCCCGGGGCGCAAAGTGGGTCATCAACACCGGTCGCGATATGTCCAGCCTGATGGAAGCTCTCGCCCGCTCGCACGTGGAGGAAAAGCCCGACTATCTGGTCCTGGTGGAACGTGAAATCCACTGCCACAAGGAAATGCAATATGTTGGCCTCGACGATTGGAATTCGACCTGCCACCGCGAACATGCCGAGCTTTTCGTGCGCGTTCGCCAGGATCTGCCACGCCTGGTAAGTTGGGTCGAATCCCAATACAAAGCCACTATTTACGAAGATCCCTACTCTCCGTTTTGCTTGATCGCGCAAAATAATGGTGATGCCGATGCGATCCACGCCTACATGGAGGATTACTGCAAGGAAGTCCCCAACCTTCAAGTTGTTCGGAATGACGTCTATGCTCGTTTTGCCCACACCAGCTACAACAAAGGCACTGCCCTCGCAGAACTCGGACGCCGCTTAGGCATTGCAGCGGAACACATTTTCGCGGCCGGCGATCATCTCAACGACATTCCCATGTTGCACCAACGTTATGCGCGTTATCTCACCGCACCCGCAAACGCGATACCAGTGGTCAAGGAACTCGTGCGTTCGCAAAACGGTTTTGTGAGCGAGCTCTTTCAAGGCCACGGAATCGCTGAAGGGTTGAAATTCCACCTCGAAAAAAGTGGGGTGAATCACTACCAATTTTAA